One Mesotoga sp. Brook.08.105.5.1 genomic region harbors:
- a CDS encoding ATP-binding cassette domain-containing protein, which produces MIETALSLEGFSLIVDGKKMLDNVSLEVPKGNIALLQGARGSGKSAILRSFIHLNEELFDDVQYTGSIKLFGSDIDQLDRKSVRNRVAYVDTTFLEAMSNFTLIEFFRFLKGKRFEFEDFEESELDLFNELDLLDLLAVKAETSLKTIPLFKRLSLLVFSTLIRHPEVIILDNILDHLDDDACSEVKNVLIDTRNNTTLIISSRFVLRLLDISDLLIVLKNGKISYVGSPEIFVLNNR; this is translated from the coding sequence GTGATTGAGACTGCTCTTTCTTTGGAAGGCTTCTCTCTTATCGTCGACGGCAAGAAGATGCTCGACAATGTTTCGCTAGAAGTTCCGAAGGGAAATATCGCTCTTCTACAGGGAGCAAGGGGATCGGGTAAGTCGGCAATTCTGAGAAGCTTCATTCATCTCAACGAAGAGCTCTTCGATGATGTCCAATATACGGGATCAATAAAGCTCTTTGGATCGGATATCGACCAACTTGACAGAAAGAGCGTAAGGAATAGAGTAGCTTACGTGGATACGACATTCCTCGAAGCTATGTCAAACTTCACTTTGATTGAATTCTTCAGATTCCTGAAAGGAAAGCGATTCGAATTCGAGGATTTTGAAGAGAGCGAACTCGATCTTTTCAACGAGTTGGATCTTCTTGATCTTCTGGCCGTCAAAGCAGAGACCTCTCTCAAGACGATACCACTTTTCAAAAGGCTCTCGCTGCTGGTCTTTTCTACACTCATACGTCACCCCGAGGTGATCATTTTAGACAACATTCTTGATCACCTTGATGACGATGCCTGCTCAGAGGTGAAGAACGTCCTTATAGATACCAGAAACAACACGACTCTGATTATCTCTTCCAGGTTTGTTCTGAGGCTTCTAGACATTTCTGATTTGTTGATTGTCCTGAAAAATGGTAAAATTTCATATGTAGGAAGTCCCGAGATTTTCGTTCTGAACAACCGATAA
- a CDS encoding ABC transporter ATP-binding protein encodes MAAIVTSNLVKEYGSFRALDDVALSIDQGDLFCLLGPNGAGKSTLIRILTGLIKPTSGDVNVSGMDLKTEAKQVREKVGLISERVILYDRLSPFENLLFFASMLRMDRKSAVERIHLLLEKVGMSDWKDKPVRIFSTGMKQRVNFVRALLHEPSILFMDEPTLGLDPQSTRTIRNMVKELNESGVTIVLTTHIMSEAEHIAKSVGIMHKGKLVSSGRIEDIRSSLNKDQVIVTINGTPSISLKGIDGYLSESRLNGVVKINFQQGCTIEDILPRILQMKLEVIDIEHKRPSLEDVFVELTGENS; translated from the coding sequence GTGGCTGCAATTGTTACATCGAATCTGGTGAAAGAGTATGGTTCGTTCAGAGCGCTTGATGACGTGGCGCTTTCGATAGATCAAGGCGACCTTTTCTGTCTTCTTGGACCAAATGGGGCTGGGAAGTCGACTCTCATTAGAATTCTAACAGGATTGATCAAACCCACTTCCGGCGATGTAAACGTCTCGGGAATGGATCTCAAGACCGAAGCCAAACAGGTAAGAGAGAAGGTCGGTCTCATTTCTGAGAGAGTGATTCTTTACGACCGTCTCTCTCCATTTGAGAATCTGCTCTTCTTTGCTTCAATGCTGAGAATGGATAGAAAGTCGGCCGTTGAGCGAATCCATCTTCTTCTCGAGAAGGTGGGAATGTCTGACTGGAAAGACAAGCCCGTAAGAATCTTTTCGACGGGGATGAAGCAAAGAGTGAACTTCGTGAGGGCACTGCTTCACGAGCCGTCGATACTCTTCATGGACGAGCCCACTCTCGGTTTAGATCCACAGTCAACAAGAACAATCAGGAATATGGTGAAAGAGCTTAACGAATCAGGGGTAACTATCGTGCTTACAACACACATTATGAGTGAAGCAGAGCACATCGCGAAGTCAGTAGGCATCATGCATAAAGGCAAACTTGTCTCTAGCGGAAGAATTGAAGACATCCGATCCTCTCTCAACAAGGATCAAGTTATCGTTACTATAAATGGCACGCCTTCGATTTCGCTGAAAGGAATTGATGGCTATCTTAGTGAAAGTAGATTGAATGGAGTTGTGAAGATCAACTTCCAGCAGGGATGCACTATTGAGGATATTCTTCCCAGGATCCTGCAAATGAAGCTTGAAGTTATAGATATCGAACATAAAAGACCCTCTTTGGAAGACGTCTTTGTAGAGCTTACCGGTGAGAATTCATAG
- a CDS encoding alpha-amylase family glycosyl hydrolase: protein MILDRIEQLLKSKKGNLNYSIPKEWLPEGYSGTVKLRDRYIFVDPYEYGSSIVERITALAEKDTDYSRPLGRIRNESGNSWINSAIIYGSFVRTTTAYSHHDPEFFSDLDSQEYSESGTFLKMIFMLPFLSKMGFDTLYFLPVTSYSDKFKKGELGSPYSVKDFFSIDKRYHDVLLEDMDVEEEFTAFVEAAHVMGMRVVLDFIPRTSARDSALILKHPEWFYWIDASRLDEYRPPKIEPLGFDQAKVETLPIIYSNENVKKHLSLFSHSPAKLYPEKWRDFVASHDGTESFLDELVSEFGLITPPGFSDWINDNQPTWDDITFLRLYKDHPTESRKFVSEDQPPYVLFDVVKSSFFPGSEPMADLWESIENIMPFYNERFGVDGARLDMGHALPRELELRIIRKAKERDPSFAIIAEELVMGNDEKARQSGYDCILGNTWWMEPRIDEGKFKELVYKVLPSLRLPTLAGIETPDTPRAASRPNGRKFSRFATILNYFLPNGITYINSGQEVFEIQPMNLGLDNDEEGRYVLPPNDPFYGKLAFFDPYVLHWNAEEDMIDLISLLSSLRKSNFDLLSAGNLKLMWENDLKSAGLFYWNGTKGLLTVANGDFSSMKDFHIDLGYHTWKSEHKVSWRLKGFDAHSEWNVGGGFHLSLGPGEVAVAEIK from the coding sequence GTGATCCTCGACAGGATCGAACAGCTTCTGAAGAGCAAGAAGGGTAACCTGAATTACTCTATTCCTAAAGAGTGGCTGCCTGAAGGATATTCAGGGACTGTCAAGCTAAGAGACCGATACATATTCGTTGATCCGTATGAATATGGCTCAAGTATAGTTGAGAGAATTACTGCGTTGGCTGAAAAGGATACAGACTACTCGAGACCTCTCGGAAGAATCAGAAATGAGAGCGGCAACTCCTGGATCAATTCGGCAATCATATACGGCTCATTTGTCAGAACTACAACCGCTTACTCGCACCACGACCCTGAGTTCTTCTCTGATCTGGATTCACAGGAGTATTCCGAATCTGGAACGTTTCTCAAGATGATCTTCATGCTGCCTTTTCTCTCGAAGATGGGCTTCGATACTCTTTACTTTCTGCCGGTTACGAGCTACAGTGATAAATTCAAGAAGGGTGAGCTAGGTTCGCCCTATTCGGTGAAGGACTTCTTTTCAATAGACAAGCGGTATCACGATGTGTTGCTGGAGGATATGGATGTTGAAGAAGAGTTCACGGCGTTTGTTGAAGCGGCTCACGTCATGGGAATGAGGGTTGTCCTAGATTTCATACCCAGGACCTCGGCCCGTGATTCTGCACTCATTCTCAAACACCCGGAGTGGTTTTATTGGATAGACGCATCTAGACTCGACGAGTACAGGCCGCCGAAGATCGAACCGCTTGGATTCGATCAGGCAAAGGTTGAGACTTTGCCCATCATATATTCCAATGAAAACGTAAAGAAGCATCTATCGCTTTTCAGCCACTCGCCAGCGAAGCTCTACCCCGAGAAATGGAGAGACTTCGTAGCTAGCCACGACGGCACTGAAAGCTTTCTCGATGAACTAGTCTCTGAGTTCGGCCTCATAACCCCGCCGGGCTTTTCCGACTGGATAAATGACAACCAGCCCACTTGGGACGATATAACTTTTCTAAGACTCTACAAGGATCATCCAACTGAATCCCGCAAGTTTGTTAGTGAGGATCAACCGCCTTATGTCCTATTCGATGTTGTCAAGTCGTCTTTCTTTCCCGGAAGCGAGCCGATGGCCGATCTATGGGAGAGTATAGAAAACATCATGCCCTTCTATAACGAAAGATTCGGTGTAGATGGAGCTCGACTAGATATGGGGCACGCACTTCCTAGGGAGCTTGAGCTCAGGATTATTCGCAAGGCAAAGGAGAGAGACCCATCCTTTGCAATCATTGCCGAAGAGCTTGTTATGGGTAACGATGAAAAGGCCAGGCAGTCAGGCTACGACTGTATTCTGGGAAACACATGGTGGATGGAACCGAGAATAGATGAAGGAAAGTTCAAAGAGCTTGTGTATAAAGTGCTGCCAAGTCTCAGGCTGCCCACTTTGGCAGGAATAGAGACTCCCGACACGCCGAGGGCAGCTTCCAGGCCTAATGGAAGGAAATTCTCCAGGTTCGCCACAATTCTCAACTACTTCCTGCCTAATGGAATCACCTACATAAATTCGGGACAGGAGGTTTTCGAGATTCAGCCGATGAATCTAGGCCTGGATAACGACGAAGAAGGCCGTTACGTTCTTCCACCCAACGATCCCTTTTACGGAAAGCTCGCGTTCTTCGATCCTTATGTGCTCCACTGGAATGCCGAAGAAGATATGATAGACCTCATTTCTCTCCTTTCTTCATTGAGAAAAAGTAATTTCGATTTGTTGAGCGCTGGCAATCTCAAACTAATGTGGGAAAATGACTTGAAGTCGGCCGGATTGTTCTATTGGAACGGCACCAAAGGGCTGCTTACGGTAGCAAACGGAGATTTTTCTAGCATGAAGGATTTCCACATAGATCTTGGCTATCATACATGGAAGAGTGAACACAAGGTCTCCTGGAGACTCAAAGGGTTCGACGCTCACTCTGAATGGAATGTTGGTGGAGGTTTCCATTTGTCATTGGGTCCGGGCGAAGTAGCGGTAGCAGAGATCAAATGA
- the dnaG gene encoding DNA primase: MFTKEELDEIKKSINIVEFIGRYVNLQKAGSSYRGLCPFHSDNDPSFYVHPQRGFFHCFGCGEKGDVISFYQKIESLSFSEAVKRLADHAGIVVEIDSTESEYDKYTSIMSRLADVYSRELKEGNSAVMEYLVDRRKISLATIDEFKLGYSPDERTFQQSLPSKCRVDEKTLVQFGILIGRGSSLRDRFSGRLLIPIDNESGRVVGFGGRIMVSEQGPKYTNSPESKYFQKNRLLFNLSRSKGAIKQLNYAVIAEGYFDVISLFEAGITNAVGLLGTALTERHLRILGNYTRNLLFFLDSDDAGQAATLRSIDIAEKIDFSTAVVVSRNHKDPADLFVSEGAKAIQEVLAAAIPGPAFRVEFFARKLDLSVPQGRKHLIEYLKPYVINFRNSGNLATVQSTIAALSQKTGYSERELELALKGGLGGQSRSEIGRGLVLKLKDHVRIYLQHPSLRSKVVKQLELIAESRDLKEILKGMKRGLELEELLDLVDEIVGRELIDLASSCIDFETAQRILEKTGEYANRKLVEEEMAEIDRKMPNVKDEGARRALLVRRIELSRLLDRKMKGGDQFGKAEKE; the protein is encoded by the coding sequence GTGTTCACCAAAGAGGAACTCGACGAGATAAAAAAGTCCATAAACATCGTCGAATTCATCGGTCGCTATGTGAACCTGCAGAAGGCCGGAAGCTCTTACAGGGGATTATGCCCATTTCACAGTGACAACGATCCTTCGTTCTATGTTCACCCTCAAAGGGGCTTCTTTCATTGCTTCGGCTGTGGAGAGAAGGGTGATGTAATATCTTTCTACCAGAAGATTGAGAGTCTATCCTTCTCGGAAGCCGTGAAGCGGCTTGCAGATCATGCAGGGATTGTCGTCGAAATCGATTCGACGGAATCGGAATACGACAAATACACATCCATAATGTCTCGTCTAGCAGATGTTTACAGTCGTGAGTTGAAAGAAGGCAACTCAGCCGTAATGGAGTATCTTGTTGATAGACGCAAGATTTCGCTCGCCACAATAGACGAGTTTAAGCTGGGTTACTCCCCAGATGAAAGAACTTTTCAGCAATCGTTGCCGTCAAAATGTAGGGTCGATGAAAAGACCCTTGTTCAGTTTGGCATATTGATTGGAAGAGGGTCTTCTTTGAGGGATAGGTTTTCGGGCAGACTACTGATTCCTATTGACAACGAATCGGGCAGAGTAGTTGGATTCGGGGGAAGAATCATGGTTTCCGAACAAGGACCGAAATACACGAATTCTCCTGAATCGAAATACTTCCAGAAGAACAGACTTTTGTTCAACCTTTCACGCTCAAAAGGGGCAATCAAGCAGCTGAATTACGCGGTGATAGCAGAAGGGTATTTTGACGTCATCTCGCTCTTTGAGGCAGGCATTACCAATGCCGTCGGTTTGCTAGGAACGGCTTTAACGGAGCGACATCTACGGATTCTGGGCAATTACACGCGGAATTTGCTGTTCTTTCTTGACTCGGATGATGCCGGCCAGGCAGCAACACTAAGATCGATAGATATTGCTGAGAAGATCGATTTTTCGACGGCTGTAGTTGTCTCACGAAATCACAAAGACCCGGCAGACCTATTTGTCTCTGAAGGTGCAAAGGCGATTCAAGAAGTTCTTGCGGCAGCTATACCTGGACCTGCTTTTAGAGTGGAGTTTTTTGCGAGGAAACTAGATTTGTCGGTCCCTCAGGGGCGAAAACATCTCATTGAGTATCTGAAACCATATGTGATCAATTTCAGAAACTCTGGCAATCTGGCGACCGTTCAATCAACTATCGCTGCGCTTTCTCAGAAGACAGGATACTCTGAGCGCGAACTCGAGTTGGCCCTTAAGGGAGGTCTTGGCGGACAGTCAAGAAGTGAAATCGGAAGAGGACTGGTTCTTAAACTGAAAGATCATGTAAGAATCTACCTGCAACACCCTTCACTCAGGTCAAAGGTTGTGAAGCAGCTGGAGCTGATTGCAGAGAGCAGAGATTTGAAGGAGATTCTGAAAGGAATGAAAAGAGGTCTGGAGCTTGAGGAGTTGCTGGACCTGGTTGACGAGATTGTAGGGAGAGAGTTGATCGATTTGGCATCCAGTTGCATAGATTTTGAAACGGCTCAGAGAATACTCGAAAAGACAGGTGAGTATGCAAACAGGAAACTAGTGGAAGAAGAGATGGCCGAGATCGACAGGAAGATGCCGAATGTAAAGGACGAGGGGGCGAGAAGAGCTTTGTTGGTCAGGAGGATCGAGCTCAGTAGATTGCTCGATAGAAAGATGAAGGGTGGCGATCAATTTGGAAAAGCAGAAAAAGAGTAA
- the rplU gene encoding 50S ribosomal protein L21, giving the protein MYAIIEASGRQYKVEEGMTLFTERQNGKESGDEIVFDRVILVHNGQEPIVGKPYVDGAKVVGKVVSHGRDKKVLVVKFSPRKNFDRVNGHRQWFTEVSIEKIDTGVK; this is encoded by the coding sequence GTGTACGCCATCATTGAAGCCTCGGGAAGACAGTACAAAGTCGAGGAAGGTATGACTCTCTTCACCGAAAGGCAGAACGGGAAGGAAAGCGGAGACGAAATTGTCTTCGACAGAGTAATTCTCGTCCACAACGGACAGGAACCGATTGTAGGCAAGCCTTATGTGGACGGCGCAAAAGTTGTAGGCAAGGTTGTTTCTCACGGTAGAGACAAGAAGGTGCTGGTCGTAAAGTTTAGTCCCCGAAAGAACTTCGACAGAGTAAACGGTCACAGGCAGTGGTTCACAGAAGTCTCTATTGAGAAGATCGATACGGGGGTGAAATGA
- a CDS encoding Gfo/Idh/MocA family oxidoreductase — protein sequence MVDLIMIGAGNRGYFAYGEALRSIDGSRVVAVAEPDQLRRERFAKRHSIGTKDSVADWQVLLSRPKFADGVIIASPETEHVEPAIQALARGYFVLLEKPISVGLEGIESLADLGADTSRLFVAHVLRYSSFFKRLKSLLDSDSVGMIQAVEYTEQVASYHFAHSYVRGNWRDSTRTGPSILSKSCHDMDILTWLLSSKALSVISKGGLKYFRKENAPENSAERCLDCPLNETCPYSAVTQYLSDNVDWPVNTIGNDMSFESRREILRTSSYGRCVFRSDNSVADYQNVLISFDDGVDAFFSMNAFTSAKTRKILVSGSHGEITGDFERDSIEVKLFSGDHKTYLATHDGSRHGGGDSEIVKSFVRYLEGEAGSLSTTFEDSLQSHLMCWAAEKSRLMGGTPIDPWSLINL from the coding sequence GTGGTGGATTTGATCATGATAGGTGCCGGTAACAGGGGATACTTTGCATATGGAGAGGCGCTAAGGTCTATAGATGGATCTCGGGTCGTCGCTGTGGCCGAACCCGATCAATTAAGAAGAGAGAGATTTGCAAAGAGGCATAGTATAGGCACCAAGGATTCTGTCGCAGATTGGCAGGTTCTTCTTTCGAGACCTAAATTCGCTGACGGTGTGATAATTGCTTCTCCGGAAACAGAACATGTGGAACCCGCCATACAAGCGCTTGCAAGAGGTTACTTCGTTCTTTTAGAGAAACCTATCTCTGTCGGGCTCGAAGGTATAGAATCTTTAGCAGACTTGGGTGCAGATACCTCCAGGCTATTCGTTGCTCATGTGTTGAGGTATTCCAGCTTTTTCAAGCGGCTGAAGTCTCTCCTTGATTCTGATTCAGTTGGAATGATACAGGCAGTTGAGTACACCGAGCAGGTCGCTTCCTATCACTTCGCTCACTCCTACGTAAGGGGTAACTGGAGAGACTCGACGCGTACCGGTCCCTCTATTCTCTCGAAGAGTTGTCACGATATGGATATTCTCACCTGGCTCCTTTCTTCGAAGGCTCTCTCGGTAATATCTAAAGGCGGACTCAAGTATTTCAGAAAGGAGAACGCACCCGAGAACTCAGCTGAACGATGTTTGGACTGCCCTCTGAACGAAACCTGTCCATATTCCGCTGTTACGCAATACTTATCAGACAATGTCGACTGGCCTGTGAACACTATCGGAAACGACATGTCTTTTGAGAGTCGCAGAGAGATTCTGCGTACGAGCAGTTACGGAAGATGCGTTTTCAGAAGCGATAACAGTGTCGCAGATTACCAGAATGTGCTTATCTCGTTTGATGACGGGGTCGATGCTTTCTTCTCGATGAATGCATTCACAAGCGCGAAGACAAGGAAGATCCTTGTCAGTGGTAGCCATGGCGAGATAACCGGCGATTTTGAAAGAGACAGTATAGAAGTCAAGCTCTTTTCAGGCGACCACAAGACTTATCTTGCTACCCACGATGGCTCGAGGCACGGAGGCGGCGATAGTGAAATAGTAAAGAGTTTTGTGAGATACCTTGAAGGGGAAGCAGGGTCCTTATCCACTACATTCGAAGACTCACTTCAGAGCCATTTAATGTGCTGGGCCGCAGAGAAGTCCAGGCTCATGGGAGGTACACCAATTGATCCCTGGAGTCTTATAAATCTATGA
- a CDS encoding stage V sporulation protein S: MEVLKVATHSKPNAVAGALAGVLREKGFAEIQAIGAGAVNQAIKAIAIARGYVAPSGMDLVCVPMFSDVEIDGEVRTAVRFYVEPKK; the protein is encoded by the coding sequence ATGGAAGTCCTTAAGGTAGCAACCCACTCAAAACCAAATGCAGTCGCTGGTGCACTTGCCGGAGTACTCAGAGAGAAGGGCTTTGCGGAGATTCAGGCAATTGGAGCAGGAGCGGTGAATCAGGCAATAAAAGCGATTGCAATTGCAAGAGGGTATGTAGCTCCTAGCGGGATGGATCTCGTATGTGTTCCAATGTTTTCTGACGTTGAAATCGATGGTGAAGTGAGAACGGCAGTAAGGTTTTATGTAGAACCGAAGAAGTAA
- a CDS encoding transcriptional coactivator p15/PC4 family protein, whose product MTDIKRNDTEIVRVSKREFKGHEFLDLRIYYQDDEGDYKPTKKGITINPKLVDELIDALNKEKDAPPVKE is encoded by the coding sequence TTGACAGACATAAAGAGAAATGACACTGAGATAGTTCGAGTCTCGAAGAGAGAGTTTAAAGGCCACGAATTCCTGGATCTCAGGATCTACTATCAGGATGATGAAGGCGACTACAAGCCGACGAAAAAGGGAATCACAATTAATCCCAAACTGGTTGATGAACTGATCGACGCTCTAAATAAGGAGAAAGATGCACCGCCCGTAAAAGAGTAG
- the rplM gene encoding 50S ribosomal protein L13 produces MKTQKTPLCRWAVTHSKVQTKRKGEIEKTLGYLVDHNGNKIEKKWYVVDATDVPLGRLAGQIAMVLMGKNKPYYTPHLDTGDFVIVVNADKVKLTGKKLDQKIYYRYSGYPGGIKERTARQMMDKFPERVVRLAVKRMLPKKALGEKMLKKLKVYAGPEHDHAAQKPELIELVK; encoded by the coding sequence ATGAAAACTCAGAAGACACCTTTGTGCAGATGGGCAGTTACCCATTCCAAGGTGCAGACGAAAAGAAAGGGAGAAATCGAGAAGACTCTCGGTTACCTCGTTGATCACAATGGCAACAAAATAGAGAAGAAATGGTACGTCGTCGACGCAACTGACGTTCCACTCGGTAGACTTGCTGGGCAGATCGCTATGGTTCTTATGGGAAAGAACAAGCCTTACTACACTCCTCATCTCGACACCGGCGATTTTGTCATTGTAGTAAATGCCGACAAAGTCAAGCTTACCGGCAAGAAACTCGACCAGAAGATATATTACAGATACTCGGGCTATCCGGGAGGCATAAAGGAACGAACGGCAAGACAGATGATGGACAAGTTCCCGGAAAGAGTCGTTAGGCTCGCAGTCAAGAGAATGCTCCCAAAGAAGGCTTTGGGCGAGAAAATGCTAAAGAAGCTGAAAGTATATGCTGGCCCGGAGCATGACCACGCTGCGCAGAAACCCGAATTGATTGAACTGGTTAAATGA
- the rpmA gene encoding 50S ribosomal protein L27, with protein sequence MARKGTGRSNGRDSNPNYLGVKRGESSAVRAGSIIVRQRGTKIHPGNNVGLGRDHTLFALIDGKVHFEEKNNRKYVSVYSE encoded by the coding sequence ATGGCCCGGAAAGGCACCGGTAGGTCGAACGGAAGAGACAGTAATCCCAACTATCTGGGGGTTAAGAGAGGTGAATCTTCAGCCGTTAGGGCAGGCTCGATAATCGTAAGGCAGAGGGGAACAAAGATACACCCGGGAAACAACGTTGGACTGGGCAGAGACCACACCCTCTTCGCACTTATAGACGGCAAGGTTCACTTCGAAGAAAAAAACAACCGCAAGTACGTCAGTGTCTACAGCGAGTAA
- the rpsI gene encoding 30S ribosomal protein S9, whose amino-acid sequence MADFVNYYGTGRRKTSVARVHLRPGTGKLLINGKEFKDLKEYLANDAWVRSALKPSVVTNTIGRFDMLIRVNGGGLGGQAGAISLGIARALVKFNPDLKKLLRQNGLLTRDSREVERKKYGLKKARRAPQFSKR is encoded by the coding sequence ATGGCTGACTTTGTGAATTATTACGGAACAGGTAGAAGAAAGACCTCTGTCGCCAGAGTACATCTGCGACCTGGTACCGGTAAACTTCTGATAAACGGAAAGGAATTCAAAGACCTCAAGGAATACCTTGCAAATGACGCATGGGTAAGAAGCGCTTTGAAACCTTCCGTGGTGACGAACACGATTGGTAGATTTGATATGCTCATAAGAGTCAATGGCGGAGGACTCGGAGGTCAGGCTGGAGCGATAAGTCTTGGAATTGCCAGAGCACTTGTCAAATTCAACCCTGATCTCAAGAAGCTTCTCAGGCAGAACGGTCTCTTAACGAGAGACTCGAGGGAAGTCGAAAGAAAGAAATACGGTCTCAAGAAAGCAAGAAGAGCACCTCAGTTCTCTAAGCGTTAA
- the rpoD gene encoding RNA polymerase sigma factor RpoD, with protein sequence MTKEEIDKRIAKLLRQGKKKGFITYEDIDSAFPPDYEGFDSTLVESIYEEFEKNKINIVEKEPVEEDGDIESEGTDELVSILETTPEMYDNISLKDPIKMYLKEIGKISLLTPSRERELARRAQKGEPKAKEELITANLRLVVSIAKRYIGRGLTFLDLIQEGNIGLIKAVEKFDWKKGYKFSTYATWWIRQAITRAIADQARTIRVPVHMVETINKLNKVIREHLQDYGEYPTIEELGKLTGKTPEKIEEILAASKETVSLESPISGDEESTMGDFIHDDSMEQPEEAAMKMLLREQIDQILDTLSPREAMVLKMRYGLLDGKTKTLEEVGQFFNVTRERIRQIEVKALRKLRHPSRSKQLKALLGMLNTSKRD encoded by the coding sequence ATTACAAAGGAAGAGATAGACAAGCGAATAGCGAAGCTTCTAAGGCAAGGAAAGAAGAAGGGATTTATAACTTACGAAGATATAGATAGCGCTTTTCCTCCTGATTACGAGGGATTTGACTCAACTCTTGTTGAATCGATATATGAGGAATTCGAGAAGAACAAAATCAATATCGTTGAAAAGGAACCAGTAGAGGAAGACGGTGACATAGAGAGTGAAGGCACAGACGAGTTAGTATCTATCCTGGAAACGACACCTGAAATGTACGACAACATCTCGCTCAAAGACCCGATAAAAATGTACTTGAAGGAGATAGGCAAGATATCTCTTCTTACGCCAAGCAGGGAACGAGAACTTGCACGCCGTGCTCAAAAGGGTGAGCCGAAGGCAAAGGAAGAACTAATAACCGCAAACTTGAGACTTGTTGTCTCTATTGCTAAGAGATACATAGGGCGGGGCCTTACTTTCCTGGATCTAATTCAGGAGGGAAACATAGGGCTCATAAAAGCCGTAGAGAAATTCGACTGGAAGAAGGGATACAAGTTCAGCACATATGCAACCTGGTGGATAAGGCAGGCGATTACCAGGGCCATCGCCGATCAGGCAAGGACTATTAGAGTTCCAGTCCATATGGTTGAGACAATCAACAAACTGAACAAGGTCATTCGAGAACACCTGCAGGACTACGGGGAGTATCCAACTATCGAGGAACTGGGGAAACTCACCGGGAAAACGCCGGAGAAGATCGAAGAGATCTTGGCTGCATCGAAGGAGACGGTTTCGCTTGAGTCACCAATTAGTGGTGACGAAGAATCGACAATGGGCGACTTCATTCACGACGACTCCATGGAGCAGCCGGAGGAAGCGGCAATGAAGATGCTTCTCAGGGAACAGATAGATCAGATTCTCGACACGCTTTCACCTAGAGAGGCGATGGTACTGAAGATGAGATATGGTCTTCTGGATGGAAAGACAAAAACGCTTGAGGAGGTAGGTCAGTTCTTCAACGTCACCAGAGAGAGAATTCGACAGATCGAAGTAAAGGCTCTCAGAAAGCTAAGGCACCCTTCAAGGAGTAAACAGCTCAAGGCGCTGTTGGGAATGCTTAATACGTCTAAGCGCGACTAA